A DNA window from Streptomyces bacillaris contains the following coding sequences:
- the rpsI gene encoding 30S ribosomal protein S9: protein MAETTVENPVEGTEGEETFAEVTTFESEVPVEGEYTSESLAGRFGDPQPAAGLGRRKNAIARVRIVPGTGKWKINGRTLEDYFPNKVHQQEVNEPFKVLELDGRYDVIARISGGGVSGQAGALRLGVARALNEADVDNNRPTLKKAGFLSRDDRAVERKKAGLKKARKAPQYSKR, encoded by the coding sequence GTGGCCGAGACCACTGTTGAGAACCCCGTCGAGGGCACCGAGGGCGAGGAGACCTTCGCCGAGGTGACCACCTTCGAGTCCGAGGTTCCCGTCGAGGGCGAGTACACCAGCGAGTCCCTCGCGGGCCGCTTCGGTGACCCGCAGCCCGCCGCCGGCCTGGGCCGTCGCAAGAACGCCATCGCCCGCGTCCGGATCGTTCCGGGCACCGGCAAGTGGAAGATCAACGGTCGCACCCTTGAGGACTACTTCCCCAACAAGGTGCACCAGCAGGAAGTCAACGAGCCCTTCAAGGTGCTCGAGCTCGACGGCCGCTACGACGTCATCGCCCGTATCTCGGGTGGCGGCGTCTCCGGCCAGGCCGGCGCCCTGCGCCTCGGCGTGGCCCGCGCGCTGAACGAGGCGGACGTGGACAACAACCGTCCGACCCTGAAGAAGGCCGGCTTCCTCTCCCGCGACGACCGTGCGGTCGAGCGCAAGAAGGCCGGTCTCAAGAAGGCCCGCAAGGCCCCGCAGTACAGCAAGCGCTAA
- the rplM gene encoding 50S ribosomal protein L13 produces MRTYSPKPGDVTRQWHIIDAQDIVLGRLATTAANLLRGKHKAIYAPHMDMGDFVIIINADKVHLSGNKKTQKMAYRHSGFPGGLRSVRYDELLAKNPEKAVEKAIKGMIPKNTLGRQMLSKLKVYAGDQHPHAAQQPVPFEITQVAQ; encoded by the coding sequence GTGCGTACGTACAGCCCCAAGCCCGGCGATGTCACTCGCCAGTGGCACATCATCGACGCTCAGGACATCGTCCTGGGGCGTCTGGCCACCACGGCTGCCAACCTCCTCCGAGGCAAGCACAAGGCGATCTACGCCCCCCACATGGACATGGGCGACTTCGTCATCATCATCAACGCCGACAAGGTTCACCTGTCGGGTAACAAGAAGACCCAGAAGATGGCGTACCGCCACTCGGGCTTCCCGGGCGGTCTCCGTTCGGTGCGCTACGACGAGCTTCTCGCGAAGAACCCCGAGAAGGCCGTCGAGAAGGCCATCAAGGGCATGATCCCCAAGAACACCCTGGGCCGTCAGATGCTCTCGAAGCTCAAGGTCTACGCGGGCGACCAGCACCCGCACGCTGCCCAGCAGCCGGTCCCGTTCGAGATCACCCAGGTCGCGCAGTAG
- a CDS encoding ABC-F family ATP-binding cassette domain-containing protein, translated as MGHLEAGHLEYYLPDGRVLLGDASFRVADGAVVALVGANGAGKTTLLRLLAGELQPHGGTVSVSGGLGVMPQFVGSVRDERTVRDLLVSVSQPRIREAAKAVDAAEEKILTVDDEAAQMAYAQALSDWAEARGYEAETVWDMCTMAALGVPYEKAQWRAVRTLSGGEQKRLVLEALLRGPDEVLLLDEPDNYLDVPGKRWLEEKLKETRKTVLFVSHDRELLSRAAEKIVSVEPSPAGSDVWVHGGGFATYHEARKERFARFEELLRRWQEEHARLKALVLRMRQQAANSPDMANRYHAMQTRFKKFEEAGPPPEPPREQDIRMRLRGGRTGVRAVTCKGLELTGLMKPFDLEIYYGERVAVLGSNGSGKSHFLRLLAGEPVAHTGEWKLGARVVPGHFAQTHAHPELLGKTLVEILWSEHAKDRGGAMGVLRRYELERQGDQAFERLSGGQQARFQILLLELAGTTALLLDEPTDNLDLESAEALQDGLEVYDGTVMAVTHDRWFAKSFDRYLVFGSDGVVRETAEPVWDERRVDRVR; from the coding sequence ATGGGACATCTCGAAGCAGGCCACCTGGAGTACTACCTACCGGACGGGCGGGTGCTGCTCGGCGACGCCTCCTTCCGGGTGGCCGACGGAGCCGTGGTCGCCCTCGTCGGGGCGAACGGGGCGGGCAAGACCACCCTGCTGCGGCTGCTGGCGGGCGAGCTCCAGCCGCACGGCGGCACGGTCTCGGTGAGCGGCGGGCTCGGCGTGATGCCGCAGTTCGTGGGCTCGGTGCGGGACGAGCGGACCGTACGGGACCTGCTGGTGTCGGTGTCGCAGCCGCGCATCCGGGAGGCGGCGAAGGCGGTCGACGCGGCCGAGGAGAAGATCCTCACCGTCGACGACGAGGCCGCGCAGATGGCGTACGCGCAGGCGCTCAGCGACTGGGCCGAGGCGCGCGGGTACGAGGCCGAGACGGTCTGGGACATGTGCACCATGGCCGCGCTGGGCGTCCCGTACGAGAAGGCGCAGTGGCGCGCGGTGCGCACGCTCAGCGGCGGTGAGCAGAAACGGCTGGTCCTGGAGGCGCTGCTGCGCGGGCCGGATGAGGTGCTGCTCCTGGACGAGCCGGACAACTATCTGGACGTCCCCGGCAAGCGGTGGCTGGAGGAGAAGCTCAAGGAGACCCGTAAGACGGTCCTCTTCGTCTCCCACGACCGCGAGCTGCTCTCCCGGGCCGCCGAGAAGATCGTCAGCGTGGAGCCGAGCCCGGCGGGCAGCGATGTGTGGGTGCACGGCGGGGGCTTCGCCACCTACCACGAGGCCCGCAAGGAGCGGTTCGCGCGGTTCGAGGAACTGCTGCGGCGCTGGCAGGAGGAGCACGCCCGGCTGAAGGCGCTCGTCCTGCGGATGCGGCAGCAGGCGGCGAACAGCCCCGACATGGCCAACCGCTACCACGCGATGCAGACCCGCTTCAAGAAGTTCGAGGAGGCGGGCCCGCCGCCGGAGCCGCCGCGTGAGCAGGACATCCGGATGCGGCTGCGCGGTGGGCGGACCGGGGTGCGGGCGGTGACCTGCAAGGGCCTGGAGCTGACCGGCCTGATGAAGCCGTTCGACCTGGAGATCTATTACGGGGAGCGCGTCGCGGTCCTCGGCTCCAACGGGTCGGGCAAGTCGCACTTCCTGCGGCTGCTGGCGGGGGAGCCGGTGGCGCACACGGGGGAGTGGAAGCTCGGGGCGCGGGTCGTGCCCGGGCACTTCGCGCAGACCCACGCGCACCCGGAGCTGCTGGGGAAGACCCTGGTGGAGATCCTCTGGTCCGAGCACGCCAAGGACCGGGGCGGGGCGATGGGGGTGCTGCGGCGGTACGAGCTGGAGCGGCAGGGGGACCAGGCGTTCGAGCGGCTCTCGGGTGGGCAGCAGGCGCGGTTCCAGATCCTGCTGCTGGAGCTGGCGGGGACGACGGCGCTGCTGCTGGACGAGCCGACGGACAACCTGGACCTGGAGTCGGCGGAGGCGCTGCAGGACGGGCTTGAGGTGTACGACGGCACGGTGATGGCCGTCACGCACGACCGGTGGTTCGCGAAGTCCTTCGACCGGTATCTGGTCTTCGGGTCGGACGGGGTCGTACGGGAGACGGCGGAGCCGGTGTGGGACGAGCGGCGGGTGGACCGGGTGCGGTGA
- the truA gene encoding tRNA pseudouridine(38-40) synthase TruA, giving the protein MSDEAEPGFVRVRLDLAYDGKDFSGWAKQTGRRTVQGEIEDALRTVTRSAVTYDLTVAGRTDAGVHARGQVAHVDLPEAVWAEHEEKLLRRLAGRLPQDVRIWRAAPAPAGFNARFSALWRRYAYRVGDRPGGVDPLTRGHVLWHDRPLDVDAMNEAAAPIVGEHDFAAYCKKREGATTIRTLQKLSWVRDPGSGVLTATVQADAFCHNMVRALIGAALFVGDGRRPAAWPAEVLAAKVRDPAVHVVRPHGLTLEEVAYPADELLAARAREARNVRTLPGGAGCC; this is encoded by the coding sequence GTGAGTGACGAGGCGGAGCCCGGGTTCGTCCGGGTGCGGCTGGACCTGGCCTACGACGGCAAGGACTTCTCCGGCTGGGCGAAGCAGACCGGCCGGCGCACGGTGCAGGGCGAGATCGAGGACGCGCTGCGGACCGTGACCCGGTCGGCGGTGACCTACGACCTGACGGTGGCGGGCCGTACGGACGCCGGGGTGCACGCGCGGGGGCAGGTGGCCCATGTGGACCTGCCGGAGGCGGTGTGGGCGGAGCACGAGGAGAAGCTGCTGCGGCGGCTGGCGGGGCGGCTTCCGCAGGACGTACGGATCTGGCGCGCGGCCCCCGCCCCGGCCGGGTTCAACGCCCGCTTCTCCGCGCTCTGGCGGCGGTACGCCTACCGGGTGGGCGACCGGCCGGGCGGGGTGGACCCGCTGACGCGCGGTCATGTGCTGTGGCACGACCGGCCGTTGGACGTGGACGCCATGAACGAGGCGGCCGCGCCGATCGTGGGCGAGCACGACTTCGCCGCGTACTGCAAGAAGCGCGAGGGCGCGACCACCATCCGCACGCTCCAGAAGCTGAGTTGGGTACGGGACCCGGGCTCCGGAGTCCTCACCGCGACCGTGCAGGCGGACGCGTTCTGCCACAACATGGTGCGGGCGCTGATCGGGGCCGCGCTCTTCGTGGGCGACGGGCGGCGCCCGGCCGCCTGGCCCGCCGAGGTGCTGGCGGCGAAGGTGCGCGACCCCGCGGTGCACGTGGTGCGGCCGCACGGGCTGACGCTGGAGGAAGTGGCGTACCCGGCGGACGAGTTGCTGGCCGCGCGTGCCCGGGAGGCCCGGAACGTACGGACGTTGCCGGGGGGCGCGGGGTGCTGCTGA
- the rplQ gene encoding 50S ribosomal protein L17, whose translation MPRPTKGARFGGSAAHEKLLLANLAKSLFEHGRITTTEAKARRLRPVAERLVTKAKKGDIHNRRLVLQTITDKSVVHTLFTEIAPRYENRPGGYTRITKIGNRRGDNAPMAVIELVEALTVAQQATGEAEAATKRAVKEDALKKEEAPAAESTEAVEDAKPVEKADEESKDA comes from the coding sequence ATGCCGCGTCCCACCAAGGGAGCCCGTTTCGGCGGTAGCGCCGCTCACGAGAAGCTGCTTCTCGCGAACCTGGCGAAGTCGCTGTTCGAGCACGGCCGCATCACGACGACCGAGGCCAAGGCCCGCCGCCTGCGCCCCGTCGCCGAGCGCCTCGTCACCAAGGCGAAGAAGGGCGACATCCACAACCGTCGCCTGGTGCTCCAGACGATCACGGACAAGAGCGTCGTCCACACGCTCTTCACCGAGATCGCGCCCCGGTACGAGAACCGCCCCGGTGGTTACACCCGTATCACCAAGATCGGCAACCGTCGTGGCGACAACGCCCCGATGGCCGTCATCGAGCTGGTCGAGGCGCTGACCGTGGCCCAGCAGGCCACCGGTGAGGCCGAGGCCGCCACGAAGCGCGCGGTCAAGGAAGACGCCCTCAAGAAGGAGGAGGCCCCCGCGGCCGAGTCCACCGAGGCCGTCGAGGACGCCAAGCCGGTCGAGAAGGCCGACGAGGAGTCCAAGGACGCCTGA
- a CDS encoding DNA-directed RNA polymerase subunit alpha, whose product MLIAQRPSLTEEVVDEFRSRFVIEPLEPGFGYTLGNSLRRTLLSSIPGAAVTSIRIDGVLHEFTTVPGVKEDVTDLILNIKQLVVSSEHDEPVVMYLRKQGPGLVTAADIAPPAGVEVHNPDLVLATLNGKGKLEMELTVERGRGYVSAVQNKQVGQEIGRIPVDSIYSPVLKVTYKVEATRVEQRTDFDKLIVDVETKQAMRPRDAMASAGKTLVELFGLARELNIDAEGIDMGPSPTDAALAADLALPIEELELTVRSYNCLKREGIHSVGELVARSEADLLDIRNFGAKSIDEVKAKLAGMGLALKDSPPGFDPTAAADAFGADDDADAGFVETEQY is encoded by the coding sequence ATGCTTATCGCTCAGCGTCCGTCGCTGACCGAAGAGGTCGTCGACGAGTTCCGCTCCCGGTTCGTGATCGAGCCGCTGGAGCCGGGCTTCGGCTACACCCTCGGCAACTCCCTGCGCCGTACCCTCCTCTCCTCGATCCCCGGTGCCGCTGTCACCAGCATCCGGATCGACGGTGTCCTGCACGAGTTCACCACCGTGCCGGGCGTCAAGGAGGACGTCACCGACCTCATCCTCAACATCAAGCAGCTGGTCGTCTCCTCGGAGCACGACGAGCCCGTCGTGATGTACCTGCGCAAGCAGGGCCCGGGTCTGGTCACCGCCGCCGACATCGCGCCCCCGGCCGGTGTCGAGGTGCACAACCCGGACCTCGTCCTCGCCACGCTCAACGGCAAGGGCAAGCTGGAGATGGAGCTGACCGTCGAGCGCGGTCGCGGCTACGTCTCCGCCGTCCAGAACAAGCAGGTGGGCCAGGAGATCGGCCGGATCCCGGTCGACTCCATCTACTCGCCGGTGCTCAAGGTCACGTACAAGGTCGAGGCGACCCGTGTCGAGCAGCGCACCGACTTCGACAAGCTGATCGTCGACGTCGAGACCAAGCAGGCCATGCGTCCCCGTGACGCCATGGCGTCGGCCGGCAAGACCCTGGTCGAGCTGTTCGGTCTGGCGCGCGAGCTCAACATCGACGCCGAGGGCATCGACATGGGCCCGTCCCCGACGGACGCCGCTCTCGCCGCCGATCTGGCTCTGCCGATCGAGGAGCTGGAGCTCACCGTCCGCTCGTACAACTGCCTCAAGCGCGAGGGCATCCACTCGGTGGGCGAGCTGGTGGCCCGCTCCGAGGCGGACCTGCTCGACATCCGCAACTTCGGTGCCAAGTCGATCGACGAGGTCAAGGCGAAGCTGGCCGGTATGGGCCTCGCGCTGAAGGACTCGCCTCCCGGCTTCGACCCGACCGCCGCCGCCGACGCCTTCGGTGCCGACGACGACGCGGACGCCGGTTTCGTGGAGACCGAGCAGTACTGA
- the rpsK gene encoding 30S ribosomal protein S11, whose translation MPPKGRQGAAKKVRRKEKKNVAHGHAHIKSTFNNTIVSITDPSGNVISWASAGHVGFKGSRKSTPFAAQMAAESAARRAQEHGMRKVDVFVKGPGSGRETAIRSLQATGLEVGSIQDVTPTPHNGCRPPKRRRV comes from the coding sequence ATGCCCCCCAAGGGTCGTCAGGGCGCAGCCAAGAAGGTGCGTCGCAAGGAAAAGAAGAACGTCGCTCACGGCCACGCGCACATCAAGAGCACGTTCAACAACACCATCGTCTCGATCACGGACCCCTCGGGCAACGTGATCTCCTGGGCCTCCGCCGGCCACGTCGGCTTCAAGGGCTCGCGCAAGTCCACCCCCTTCGCCGCGCAGATGGCCGCCGAGTCGGCCGCCCGCCGCGCGCAGGAGCACGGCATGCGCAAGGTCGACGTCTTCGTCAAGGGTCCCGGCTCCGGCCGCGAGACCGCGATCCGCTCCCTCCAGGCCACCGGCCTCGAGGTCGGCTCGATCCAGGACGTCACCCCGACGCCGCACAACGGCTGCCGTCCGCCGAAGCGTCGCCGCGTCTGA
- the rpsM gene encoding 30S ribosomal protein S13, giving the protein MARVSGVDIPREKRVEVALTYVFGIGRTRSKEILATTGVNPNTRVRDLAEEDLVKIREYVDANLRTEGDLRREIQADIRRKVEIGCYQGIRHRRGLPVHGQRTSTNARTRKGPRRAIAGKKKPGKK; this is encoded by the coding sequence ATGGCACGCGTTTCAGGTGTTGACATCCCGCGCGAAAAGCGCGTGGAGGTTGCCCTCACCTACGTCTTCGGTATCGGGCGCACCCGGTCCAAGGAGATCCTCGCCACCACCGGCGTGAACCCGAACACCCGCGTTCGTGACCTGGCCGAAGAGGACCTGGTCAAGATCCGCGAGTACGTGGACGCCAACCTCCGCACCGAGGGTGACCTCCGTCGCGAGATCCAGGCCGACATCCGCCGCAAGGTCGAGATCGGCTGCTACCAGGGCATCCGGCACCGTCGTGGTCTGCCGGTCCACGGTCAGCGCACCAGCACGAACGCTCGTACCCGCAAGGGCCCGCGTCGCGCCATCGCCGGTAAGAAGAAGCCGGGCAAGAAGTAG
- the rpmJ gene encoding 50S ribosomal protein L36: MKVKPSVKKICDKCKVIRRHGRVMVICDNLRHKQRQG; the protein is encoded by the coding sequence ATGAAGGTCAAGCCGAGCGTCAAGAAGATCTGCGACAAGTGCAAGGTGATCCGCCGCCACGGTCGGGTCATGGTCATCTGCGACAACCTGCGCCACAAGCAGCGCCAGGGCTGA
- the infA gene encoding translation initiation factor IF-1 — protein sequence MAKKQGAIEIEGTVIESLPNAMFKVELQNGHKVLAHISGKMRMHYIRILPDDRVVVELSPYDLTRGRIVYRYK from the coding sequence GTGGCCAAGAAGCAAGGTGCCATCGAGATTGAGGGCACCGTGATCGAGTCCCTCCCGAACGCAATGTTCAAGGTGGAGCTCCAGAACGGTCACAAGGTCCTGGCGCACATCAGCGGCAAGATGCGGATGCACTACATCCGTATCCTCCCCGATGACCGGGTTGTGGTGGAGCTCTCTCCGTACGACCTCACGCGTGGCCGGATCGTCTACCGCTACAAGTAG
- the map gene encoding type I methionyl aminopeptidase, with protein MVQIKTPEQIAKMREAGLVVAAIHAATREAAVPGATTKDLDQVARKVIADHGAKSNFLGYGGFPATICTSVNEVVVHGIPDEKTVLKDGDIISIDAGAIVDGWHGDAAYTAFVGTGHAPELVELSRVTEESMWAGIAAMKVNNRLVDISRAIETFIRRQPRPATGKYGIIEDFGGHGIGSEMHMDPHLLNYVSRKRGKGIKLVPGVCLAIEPMVSLGTARTETLADDWTVITTDGTWSSHWEHSIALTEQGPLVLTAPDCGRAKLAEYGIEAAPDPLG; from the coding sequence ATGGTGCAGATCAAGACCCCCGAGCAGATCGCGAAGATGCGCGAGGCGGGGCTGGTGGTCGCTGCCATTCACGCGGCCACCCGGGAGGCCGCCGTGCCCGGCGCCACCACCAAGGACCTGGACCAGGTCGCCCGGAAGGTGATCGCCGACCACGGGGCGAAGTCGAACTTCCTCGGTTACGGCGGGTTCCCCGCGACCATCTGCACCTCGGTCAACGAGGTCGTCGTCCATGGCATCCCGGACGAGAAGACGGTCCTCAAGGACGGCGACATCATCTCGATCGACGCCGGCGCCATCGTGGACGGCTGGCACGGCGACGCCGCGTACACGGCCTTCGTGGGCACGGGTCACGCTCCGGAGCTGGTCGAGCTGTCCCGGGTGACCGAGGAGTCGATGTGGGCCGGGATCGCCGCGATGAAGGTGAACAACCGGCTCGTCGACATCTCCCGGGCCATCGAGACCTTCATCCGCCGCCAGCCCCGCCCGGCCACCGGCAAGTACGGGATCATCGAGGACTTCGGCGGCCACGGCATCGGCTCCGAGATGCACATGGACCCGCACCTGCTGAACTACGTCTCCCGCAAGCGCGGCAAGGGCATCAAGCTGGTCCCGGGCGTCTGCCTGGCGATCGAGCCGATGGTCTCGCTCGGCACGGCCCGTACGGAGACCCTCGCCGACGACTGGACGGTCATCACGACGGACGGCACCTGGTCCTCGCACTGGGAGCACTCCATCGCCCTGACCGAACAGGGTCCGCTGGTCCTGACCGCCCCGGACTGCGGCAGGGCGAAGCTCGCGGAGTACGGCATCGAGGCGGCGCCGGACCCGCTGGGGTGA
- a CDS encoding adenylate kinase gives MRIVLVGPPGAGKGTQAAYLAKNLSIPHISTGDLFRANISQGTDLGKQARAYMDAGQLVPDEVTIGMAKDRMSQPDAVNGFLLDGFPRNVGQAEALDVMLKDEGVKLDAVLDLEVPEDEVVKRIAGRRICRSDSAHVFHVTYNPPKTEGVCDTCGGELYQRDDDSEETVRTRLEVYHTQTEPIIDYYRAQGLVVTISALGKVTEVTARAMEALKSDEG, from the coding sequence ATGCGAATCGTCCTCGTCGGGCCTCCGGGTGCCGGCAAGGGAACGCAGGCTGCGTACCTTGCCAAGAACCTCTCGATTCCGCACATCTCCACGGGCGACCTCTTCCGCGCCAACATCAGCCAGGGCACGGACCTTGGCAAGCAGGCCCGCGCCTACATGGACGCAGGCCAGCTGGTGCCGGACGAGGTCACCATCGGAATGGCCAAGGACCGCATGTCCCAGCCGGACGCCGTGAACGGCTTCCTGCTGGACGGCTTCCCGCGGAACGTGGGCCAGGCCGAAGCCCTTGACGTGATGCTCAAGGACGAGGGCGTGAAGCTCGACGCGGTCCTCGATCTCGAAGTACCCGAGGACGAGGTCGTGAAGCGGATCGCGGGTCGCCGCATCTGCCGCAGCGACAGCGCGCACGTCTTCCACGTGACGTACAACCCGCCGAAGACCGAGGGTGTCTGCGACACCTGCGGCGGCGAGCTGTACCAGCGGGACGACGACAGCGAGGAGACGGTCCGGACGCGGCTGGAGGTCTACCACACGCAGACCGAGCCGATCATCGACTACTACCGGGCCCAGGGCCTGGTGGTGACCATCTCCGCGCTCGGCAAGGTCACCGAGGTGACCGCCCGCGCGATGGAGGCGCTCAAGTCCGACGAGGGCTGA
- the secY gene encoding preprotein translocase subunit SecY, producing MFTAFARAFKTPDLRKKLLFTLGIIVIYRLGAHVPAPGVDYAKVQQCIDQADSGGLLGLMQMFSGGALLQITIFALGIMPYITASIILQLLTVVIPRLEALKKEGQSGTAKITQYTRYLTVALAVLQGTGLVATARSGALFQNCSVGDQIVADKSIFTTLVMVITMTAGTACVMWLGELITDKGIGNGMSILMFISIAATFPGALWAIKESGKLADGWIEFGTVILIGFVMVALVVFVEQAQRRIPVQYAKRMIGRRSYGGTSTYIPLKVNQAGVIPVIFASSLLFIPSLIVQFSNSTAGWATWIQDHFVTGDHPYYIAVYFVLIVFFAFFYVAISFNPDEVADNMKKYGGFIPGIRAGRPTAEYLSYVLNRITWPGSLYLGLIALVPTMALAGFGGANQNFPFGGTSILIIVGVGLETVKQIESQLQQRNYEGFLR from the coding sequence GTGTTCACCGCGTTCGCCCGAGCGTTCAAGACGCCCGACCTGCGCAAGAAGCTGCTCTTCACGCTCGGCATCATCGTGATCTACCGGCTCGGGGCCCACGTCCCGGCGCCCGGCGTCGACTACGCGAAGGTCCAGCAGTGCATCGACCAGGCCGATTCGGGTGGCCTGCTCGGTCTGATGCAGATGTTCAGCGGTGGCGCCCTGTTGCAGATCACCATCTTCGCGCTCGGCATCATGCCGTACATCACGGCCAGCATCATTCTCCAGCTGCTGACCGTGGTGATCCCCCGTCTGGAAGCCCTCAAGAAGGAGGGGCAGTCCGGCACGGCCAAGATCACGCAGTACACGCGTTATCTGACGGTCGCGCTGGCCGTCCTCCAGGGCACCGGCCTCGTCGCCACGGCGCGCAGCGGCGCGCTGTTCCAGAACTGCTCGGTGGGCGATCAGATCGTCGCCGACAAGTCCATCTTCACGACGCTGGTCATGGTCATCACGATGACCGCGGGTACGGCCTGCGTCATGTGGCTCGGTGAGCTCATCACCGACAAGGGCATCGGCAACGGCATGTCGATCCTCATGTTCATCTCGATCGCCGCCACCTTCCCCGGCGCCCTCTGGGCCATCAAGGAGAGCGGCAAGCTGGCCGACGGCTGGATCGAGTTCGGCACGGTCATCCTCATCGGCTTCGTCATGGTGGCCCTCGTCGTCTTCGTCGAGCAGGCCCAGCGCCGCATCCCCGTGCAGTACGCGAAGCGCATGATCGGGCGCCGTTCCTACGGCGGTACGTCGACGTACATCCCGCTGAAGGTGAACCAGGCGGGTGTGATTCCCGTCATCTTCGCCTCCTCGCTGCTCTTCATCCCGTCGCTGATCGTCCAGTTCTCCAACTCCACCGCGGGCTGGGCGACCTGGATCCAGGACCACTTCGTGACGGGTGACCACCCGTACTACATCGCGGTGTACTTCGTACTCATCGTGTTCTTCGCCTTCTTCTACGTGGCCATTTCGTTCAACCCCGACGAAGTCGCCGACAACATGAAGAAGTATGGTGGCTTCATCCCGGGCATCCGGGCAGGTCGACCTACTGCCGAGTACCTGAGCTACGTGCTCAACAGGATCACTTGGCCGGGCTCGCTGTACCTGGGCCTGATCGCTCTGGTGCCGACGATGGCGTTGGCAGGCTTCGGCGGTGCGAACCAGAACTTCCCGTTCGGCGGGACGAGCATCCTCATCATCGTGGGTGTGGGTCTGGAAACCGTGAAGCAGATCGAGAGTCAGCTCCAGCAGCGCAATTACGAAGGGTTCCTCCGCTGA
- the rplO gene encoding 50S ribosomal protein L15 → MAENSPLKAHNLRPAPGAKTAKTRVGRGEASKGKTAGRGTKGTKARYQVPERFEGGQMPLHMRLPKLKGFKNPFRTEYQVVNLDKLATLYPEGGEVTVADLVAKGAVRNNHLVKVLGQGEISVALQVSVDAVSGSAKEKITAAGGTVTELV, encoded by the coding sequence ATGGCGGAGAACAGCCCGCTGAAGGCCCACAACCTCCGGCCTGCCCCGGGCGCCAAGACCGCCAAGACCCGTGTGGGTCGTGGTGAGGCGTCCAAGGGTAAGACCGCAGGCCGTGGTACCAAGGGTACGAAGGCCCGTTACCAGGTTCCGGAGCGCTTCGAGGGTGGCCAGATGCCCCTCCACATGCGTCTCCCGAAGCTCAAGGGCTTCAAGAACCCGTTCCGCACGGAGTACCAGGTCGTGAACCTGGACAAGCTCGCGACGCTCTACCCCGAGGGTGGAGAGGTCACGGTGGCCGACCTGGTCGCCAAGGGTGCCGTGCGCAACAACCACCTCGTCAAGGTCCTCGGACAGGGCGAGATCTCCGTAGCGCTGCAGGTTTCGGTCGACGCCGTCTCCGGCTCCGCCAAGGAGAAGATCACCGCCGCCGGCGGTACGGTCACCGAGCTCGTCTGA
- the rpmD gene encoding 50S ribosomal protein L30, whose protein sequence is MARLKITQTKSYIGSKQNHRDTLRSLGLKRLNDSVVKEDRPEFRGMVHTVRHLVTVEEVD, encoded by the coding sequence ATGGCTCGCCTCAAGATCACGCAGACGAAGTCGTACATCGGCAGCAAGCAGAACCACCGCGACACCCTGCGTTCGCTCGGGCTCAAGCGCCTGAACGACTCGGTTGTCAAGGAGGACCGCCCCGAGTTCCGCGGCATGGTGCACACCGTCCGCCACCTCGTGACGGTTGAGGAGGTTGACTGA
- the rpsE gene encoding 30S ribosomal protein S5, protein MAGPQRRGSGAGGGERRDRKGRDGGASAAEKTAYVERVVAINRVAKVVKGGRRFSFTALVVVGDGDGTVGVGYGKAKEVPAAIAKGVEEAKKNFFKVPRIQGTIPHPITGEKAAGVVLLKPASPGTGVIAGGPVRAVLECAGVHDILSKSLGSSNAINIVHATVEALKGLQRPEEIAARRGLPLEDVAPAALLRARAGAGA, encoded by the coding sequence ATGGCTGGACCCCAGCGCCGCGGAAGCGGTGCCGGTGGCGGCGAGCGGCGGGACCGGAAGGGCCGTGACGGTGGCGCCAGCGCCGCCGAGAAGACCGCGTACGTCGAGCGCGTCGTCGCGATCAACCGCGTCGCCAAGGTTGTGAAGGGTGGTCGTCGCTTCAGCTTCACCGCGCTGGTCGTGGTGGGCGATGGTGACGGCACCGTCGGTGTCGGATACGGCAAGGCCAAGGAAGTTCCCGCGGCCATCGCCAAGGGTGTCGAAGAGGCCAAGAAGAACTTCTTCAAGGTCCCGCGCATCCAGGGCACCATCCCTCACCCGATCACGGGCGAGAAGGCTGCGGGCGTCGTCCTGCTCAAGCCGGCTTCCCCCGGTACCGGTGTTATCGCCGGTGGCCCGGTGCGTGCCGTGCTCGAGTGCGCCGGCGTTCACGACATCCTGTCGAAGTCGCTTGGCTCGTCCAACGCGATCAACATCGTGCACGCGACCGTGGAGGCCCTCAAGGGCCTGCAGCGTCCCGAGGAGATCGCGGCCCGCCGCGGTCTGCCCCTCGAGGACGTCGCCCCCGCGGCTCTGCTCCGTGCGCGTGCGGGAGCGGGTGCGTAA